The Bos indicus x Bos taurus breed Angus x Brahman F1 hybrid chromosome 15, Bos_hybrid_MaternalHap_v2.0, whole genome shotgun sequence genome includes a window with the following:
- the LOC113905106 gene encoding calcitonin receptor-stimulating peptide 2-like: MGFWKFLPFLVLSFLAVYHAGMLQAAPFRSALENDFDPAILTEKEMCLLLAAMVNNYVQMKTSELKPETEAFRITAQKRSCNRATCVIHKVAGSLSRSGSEIKRNFMSTNAFGRAAGTFRTKQ; this comes from the exons ATGGGGTTTTGGAAGTTTCTGCCCTTCCTGGTCCTCAGCTTCCTGGCCGTGTACCACGCAGGCATGCTCCAGGCAGCACCATTCAG GTCAGCCTTGGAGAATGACTTTGATCCTGCTATactcacagagaaggaaatgtgcCTCCTGCTGGCTGCAATGGTGAACAATTATGTGCAGATGAAGACCAGTGAACTGAAGCCGGAGACAGAAGCCTTCCG CATCACTGCCCAGAAAAGATCCTGTAACAGGGCCACCTGTGTGATCCATAAGGTGGCAGGCTCACTAAGCAGATCTGGGAGTGAGATTAAGAGGAACTTCATGTCCACCAACGCCTTTGGCCGCGCCGCAGGGACCTTCAGGACTAAGCAGTGA